Proteins encoded within one genomic window of Vicinamibacterales bacterium:
- the tmk gene encoding dTMP kinase, with the protein MTQSQARGVLIALEGLDQSGKQTQAESLKTAAEARGRRAVLLDFPSYETPIGIEIGAALQGARDYRADTMQLLYVANRYEKKPQIEDLLAGHAIVICDRYLASSIAYGEAQGLDGAWLRDVQKYLPPPDLTILLDIAPETAAGRKTANRDKYERDLALLARVRDSYARQASAAGWLRLDGERPRDEVAADVLNAVVRLI; encoded by the coding sequence TTGACGCAGTCACAGGCCCGCGGCGTGCTGATCGCCCTGGAAGGGCTCGATCAGAGCGGCAAGCAGACGCAGGCGGAGTCGCTGAAAACGGCGGCGGAAGCGCGCGGCCGCCGTGCCGTGCTCCTCGATTTTCCGTCCTACGAGACGCCGATCGGCATCGAGATCGGCGCCGCGCTGCAGGGGGCGCGCGACTACCGCGCCGACACGATGCAGTTGCTCTACGTCGCCAACCGCTACGAGAAGAAACCCCAGATCGAGGATCTGCTCGCCGGCCACGCCATCGTCATATGCGATCGCTATCTCGCCTCCAGCATCGCGTATGGCGAGGCGCAAGGGCTCGACGGCGCCTGGCTGCGGGACGTCCAGAAATACCTGCCGCCGCCGGATCTCACGATCCTGCTCGACATCGCTCCCGAGACCGCTGCCGGCAGGAAGACCGCGAACCGCGACAAGTACGAGCGCGACCTGGCGCTGCTCGCCCGCGTGCGCGACAGCTACGCGCGGCAGGCGAGCGCGGCCGGGTGGCTGCGCCTCGACGGTGAACGGCCCAGGGACGAAGTAGCGGCGGACGTGCTCAACGCGGTCGTCCGTCTGATTTGA
- a CDS encoding phosphoribosyltransferase family protein, with translation MVLWRVPRALSNISRELADAAVAIALAPLCAACREPLDHPTRGVVCDGCWRAIEPLAPPPREPLPPGIAVASALGLYDGRLRDIVQALKYDARSTIAAHLARRMSAAAGGLLAGADLAVPVPLHRSRERTRGFNQARELARHLPLPLADVLIRTRHTDAQADLPAARRAANVRGAFALRRRAAVDGRVVVLIDDVCTTGATLNACAAVLLDAGAAEVRALTAARAVLKSDGRPR, from the coding sequence ATGGTGCTCTGGCGCGTGCCGCGGGCGCTCTCGAACATTTCGCGCGAGCTCGCCGATGCGGCCGTGGCGATCGCGCTCGCCCCGCTGTGCGCCGCCTGCCGCGAGCCGCTCGACCATCCGACGCGAGGGGTGGTGTGCGACGGCTGCTGGCGGGCGATCGAACCGCTGGCGCCGCCACCGCGTGAACCGCTGCCTCCGGGCATCGCGGTTGCGTCCGCGCTCGGCCTCTACGACGGGCGACTGCGCGACATCGTCCAGGCGCTCAAGTACGACGCGCGATCGACGATTGCCGCGCATCTGGCGCGGCGCATGAGCGCCGCCGCGGGCGGGCTGCTGGCCGGCGCCGACCTCGCCGTTCCGGTGCCGCTGCATCGGTCGCGCGAGCGGACTCGCGGGTTCAACCAGGCGCGCGAACTGGCGAGACACCTGCCGCTGCCGCTGGCCGACGTGTTGATCCGGACGCGTCACACCGACGCGCAGGCCGACCTGCCGGCGGCGAGGCGCGCGGCGAACGTGCGCGGGGCGTTCGCGCTCAGGCGGCGCGCCGCCGTCGACGGCCGGGTCGTGGTGCTCATCGACGACGTGTGCACGACCGGCGCGACGCTGAATGCGTGCGCCGCGGTGCTGCTCGACGCCGGCGCCGCCGAGGTGCGCGCGCTGACCGCGGCGCGGGCCGTCCTCAAATCAGACGGACGACCGCGTTGA
- the rsfS gene encoding ribosome silencing factor yields MAKAENKPRPAPKPPQRSTRAGLPAEIVKTVQAAFDKKAFDVVVLDLRKTPAFTDFFILCSGQNARQVQAIADAIEESVRAVRLRPSHVEGYRKAEWILMDFFTFIVHVFAPQTRDFYSLERLWGDAERHALTDGDVR; encoded by the coding sequence ATGGCCAAAGCTGAAAACAAACCGCGTCCGGCACCGAAACCACCGCAGCGCTCGACCCGCGCCGGGCTGCCGGCCGAGATCGTCAAAACCGTGCAGGCCGCGTTCGACAAGAAGGCGTTCGACGTGGTCGTCCTCGATCTGCGCAAGACGCCGGCGTTCACCGATTTCTTCATCCTCTGCTCGGGGCAGAACGCGCGGCAGGTGCAGGCGATCGCCGACGCGATCGAGGAATCGGTCCGCGCCGTCCGGCTGCGGCCGTCGCACGTCGAGGGCTACCGGAAAGCGGAGTGGATTCTGATGGACTTCTTCACGTTCATCGTCCACGTCTTCGCGCCGCAGACGCGCGATTTCTACTCGCTCGAGCGCCTCTGGGGCGACGCCGAACGCCACGCGCTGACGGACGGCGACGTCCGCTGA